From the genome of Chania multitudinisentens RB-25, one region includes:
- a CDS encoding aminotransferase, whose translation MMHNVPPPMVLLARWLRGRANVNGNYGHILFEQIIPNDNTVVEELRSYFESAHLDAREVFHRSARIDLHPDADAPGSHARYPNCLPPTARKGLFGEVMTGLMTQAYQLVGAHQWTVPIFLFRYHAEVEAYLFDLARDPDRVREVSGRHGNDFIALGIDPESGEVVRFLAGEAKWRATLTQSTMDNMMLGEWTGPENARVRDNKGVWNELNRGLPTPQGLEQMQRLLCEKAREQYAEAIVSLDRVLLIGAVPLPRTDLVFVAGNRAAKRTQGATLLPTGVPPAEYTANRPLQVIELVLENGVGLIDNLYNSLWGDH comes from the coding sequence ATGATGCACAATGTTCCACCACCAATGGTGCTACTAGCTCGCTGGTTAAGAGGTAGGGCGAATGTAAACGGGAACTATGGTCATATTCTTTTCGAACAGATAATCCCGAACGACAATACTGTTGTAGAAGAACTGCGTTCTTATTTCGAATCAGCACATCTTGATGCTCGAGAAGTGTTTCATCGTTCGGCCCGTATCGATCTGCATCCCGATGCGGATGCACCAGGATCACATGCGAGATATCCGAACTGCCTGCCACCTACTGCTAGGAAAGGCTTGTTCGGAGAGGTCATGACGGGGCTGATGACACAAGCTTATCAGCTAGTTGGTGCTCATCAATGGACCGTTCCAATATTTCTCTTTCGCTACCATGCTGAAGTCGAGGCGTACCTCTTCGATCTAGCTCGCGATCCAGATCGGGTGCGTGAAGTATCTGGGCGGCACGGGAACGATTTTATTGCATTAGGGATTGACCCGGAAAGTGGAGAAGTTGTTCGTTTCCTTGCGGGGGAAGCGAAATGGCGAGCAACGCTTACGCAAAGCACTATGGACAATATGATGTTGGGGGAATGGACTGGGCCTGAAAATGCCCGTGTACGTGATAACAAAGGTGTTTGGAACGAATTGAACCGGGGGCTTCCAACTCCTCAAGGATTGGAACAGATGCAACGCTTATTGTGTGAGAAGGCAAGAGAGCAATATGCGGAGGCTATCGTTTCGCTCGACCGTGTATTACTTATTGGCGCGGTGCCGCTGCCGCGCACGGACTTAGTCTTCGTTGCTGGTAATCGTGCAGCGAAAAGGACACAAGGTGCAACCTTACTACCAACTGGTGTACCGCCGGCAGAATACACTGCTAATCGACCGTTGCAAGTGATTGAACTTGTTCTTGAGAATGGCGTGGGGCTTATTGATAACCTTTACAACTCTCTCTGGGGTGATCACTAA